TTGGAAATGGGTGTCTGGGTGATATTTTTAGAGATATTTAAACATCTGATGATACCAGAAGTTGCTGGTGTGGATTTTCCAGAAGCTTTAAATTAATATGTGTCCTGTGAGAATTCTGAGACCTGCACCAGATGGCTGCCAATACAGTTAGGTGTTTCCAGACCTGTGGGTTTGGACTTCAGTATGGCCTAGGTGGCTTTAAAGTGCTTAAAAGTAATAAAgacatctattttttttattaaaaaagaaaattagactAATTGCTGTTTGATAAGCAAGGCAAAAGGGTGGATCTGTGATGGATTTTTGGATTAAAAGACTTACAGAGTCAGCCTgaatcattccatgattctgtgaaggGTGGTGCATGCCCACTCCTTGGAAATGTCCGAGGccaagttggatggggcttggagccacctgggatagtggaaggtgtcttggcccatggcaggaggtggaatgagatgggctGTAAGGTCCTTttaaacccaaaccattctggaattctgtgacaGATTATAGTCTGAATCCATCCTCAGTTTGGGATCAGAACTGGAGAATTCCAACCTCCTACCTTTCTAAAAACTACATCtgctaaaatatatatttgcataTAAACACCAAAATAAGTGAAACAGCTGAAAAGAAGCCCTGTGCTCTCCAGATTTTCACATCTCTATAACTGAGTTGAGCTCTATTAATTGCATTTAAATTGTTCCAGGGCATGTGATGTGGACAGCAAGGTTTGGGATCCCTCCTCCCACTGCgttcctggggctgtccctccATCTTCCTGCACATCCCACCATGGCAGCCAGTGCCTGGTGTCTCCTCATGGTCCTGAAGCTTTCAGAAAATCCTACACAGGTTTCCCAGATAGGGTATttcctcaccagtgctgagatTATCTTGGCATGAAGACAGTGGAACATGCTTTAGTCCAACAATAAATGAATTTCCAGTGCCAGCACCAGTGTCTCGTCACCGGTGAGGTTTTATTTATCAAAAAGGTGCAGAGCCTCATCAAAATGCAATTTGCTGAGCCCTGGCTGTAGATTGAGAAATTTAATTCTCCAAGCCAAAGGCAATTTTCCAAGTAAAAAGAAGTCTGAGGGTGTAACTTAGGTGTGTTTTGGGAATTGTGAAAGCCATGCTACAATTTGGCATGAACCGCAGTGCTTGCCTGCAATGGGGTTTTGGAGTGAGAGATTTAAAGATAAACACAAGCAGGGAAAAAGCCCCAGTGGAttaaaggtggaaaaaaaaatgcctggTATATCCCAGGGAGGCTCTTGCTGCTCCACAAGGTGTAGGATTCCTTAGTCATGGAGTGCTGGGAGCCCCAGTTGtatcttttttgccttttcttctgcATTAGAGGGTGTGTTTCTGGGTCGGGTCAATGTTTGGCAAATTGGAGATGGAAATCTTTAGCCACGCCACACTGATGAAGACAGGACCTGTCTCCTCCTTCACGCCCATGCAGACCCAGCCCACCTCCAAAAACACATAAAAGGGAGCGTCTGCTGCCCTCCAGCCAGAGGGACTGACTTCCCTTCTTCCACCCACCTCCTCACCCACAACCCCATTGAGTTCCTCAGCTTCTCCACTCTTGGCTCTTTTGAGGATAACCAGCCATGTCTCGTCAGTCTGTCTGCAGGAGCTTTGGAGGGGGGAGCAGGAGAGGCTTTAGCTCCTGCTCTGCAATTGGTGGTGGCTTTGGAGGTGGCAgccggagcaggagcagctacAGCTCGTACTCCGTGTCCAGGGGATTCGGAGGCGGAGGACGGTGCGGGGGCTTTGGCAGCCGGAGCCTCCACAACATGGGGGGCAGCGCCAGGATGTCCATGGGCGGGTGCTACGGTGGCGGGTATGGCAGCAGGATGGGCGGCTTTGGCGGGAGCTATGGGGGTCTTGGCAGTTTTGGGGGCGGAatgggtggaggaggaggaggaatgtgTGGCTTTGGAGGAATGGGTGGAGGTGGAATGGGGGGTGGAGGAGGAATGGGTAGCTTTGGTGGTGGAATGGGTGGCTTTGGTGGTGGAATGGGTGGCTTTGGTGGTGGAATGGGTGGTGGAGGAATGGGTGGCTTTGGTGGCCCAGGCTTTGGCATGGGTGGCCCTGGGAGAGCCGGCCCTGGGATCCAGCCAGTGCAGATTGACACGACCCTCCTGCGTCCGGTCCATGTGGAGATTGATCCCCAGATCCAGCAAGTTAAAAaccaggagaaggagcagatcAAGACCCTGAACAACCAGTTTGCCTCCTTCATCGACAAGGtgagagggtgggattgtgaGTGATTAAGGCCAGAATTAGGAGGAACTTTCCAATTCTGCAGAAATGTCCTGCTGGAGCTAAATCCCAGCACGCAGAGAAGCTTGAGCAGAGCCTTTTCATTAAGGGAAGAGATGGGAATCTCTCCTCCACACAAGATCAAAGCAATGTCTCCAGGGCTTTCATCTGTCCTGTTGCACCAAGCTCTACTCTGAGGTTATGCTCTCAAGCAGGTTCAACACCTTCAACCTCCGCAAGTTTCAGGCACAGATTCTTCCTCCTCCACCACTCTCTGCCCAAACAACCTCCCATTTAAGAATTAATTTatatctttttctctttcaagtcTCCAGGCTTTTAAATCTAGGCTGGAGATCAGATTTCTACACTACTTATGATGGGGATGGACTTGGAGTCCAAGGGCAATGCATAAAAACTCCTTtgagcagaaaaaatattagaaatttccttattttcctgattttgcACCTTAGGCACCAACAGAAAGTGAAAAAGCCAGAGTTAATTGGTTCTCTGCTCACCATGCAAAACTTTCTGAGTGATGCAAGAGATGTTTTGGTGGGAGCTGTTCCTGTGTGATGGTGGGTCCTCTGTGTCTTGGCTGTAGGTCCGattcctggagcagcagaacaaGGTGCTCTCCACCAagtgggagctgctccagcagcaaggACCAACAGGGCCGAGGAAGAACCTGGATGTGATCTTTGAGAATTACATCCAGAACCTGCGGAGGCAGCTGGACTCAATCCTGGCACAGCGGGGCCAGCTGGAATCGGAGCTGCAGAACATGCAGCAGTATGTCGAGGATTACAAAACCAAGTGAGTGTGGAGCTACGAGCAGCTCAAGCAGCCTTTTGGTCACTTTAATTTTCCCCAACTGTTTTTTATGGTGATAGCAGAGATAGTTTTTcagtataaatattttaatttagggatttttccccttttagtTTGTTTCTAATGGCCTTAGGCAGGAAAGTCCAGGAATACAATTTGCACTTTTCTTCTCCATAGGTATGAGGAAGAGATCAACCGGCGCACGACAGCCGAGAACGAGTTTGTGGTGCTGAAGAAGGTGAGTCACAGGCACCACAAAATAATCTCTCAATATTTCGCTCTATCTGTGCTTGAATGGGAATTGTGGAGTTTTTACAATCTCCCAGCTGATATCCAGAACCCCTTATATTTAATTTACATAATTGGAGACActataatattatttatttaaaattatttacatatatGGTTACTGAATTATATATAAACATAATGATGTCCCAGTGAATAACACCAAACCCTCAGCACAGACAGCGATTCACACAAGCCTGAAGGattcccaagaggaaaaaaaattattttctgtgggATGTTTCCTTTAGGATGTGGACAGTGCCTATATGACCAAAGTCGAGCTGGAAGCCAGGGTGGGAGCTCTGACAGATGAAATCAACTTCCTGAGGTGCATCTACGAGGAGGTAGGAGCTCTCTCTTCTCCAGGGGGGCTGAAATTTTTATCAGGTGTGTGGTGGCTAAGAACACTGAGGTTGGACGGGGTGTCTGGGTGGATTTAGGCTTGAGATGGTGCCTCTGACTCATGTCTTGGTTGCAGGAGCTGTCTCAGATGCAGACGATCAGCCGGGACCTGTCCGTGGTGGTGTCCATGGACAACAACCGGCACCTGGACCTGGACAGCATCATTGAGGAGGTTCGGCGCCAGTACGAGCAGATCGCCCAGAGCAGCCGGGCTGAGGCTGAGGCCTGGTACCAGAGCCAGGTGAGTCAGGGAGCAGTCGAGACTCCTGGGTGTGGCTGGGTGCTTTACAATAATTTATGTCTGGGTGAGACACCTTTTCAAGCTAACGGGGCTGGAGCTTGTGGTGCAAGGAAGGTCCAGAGGTATTGAAGTGCTTTTGAGGGATCTGACTCACTCTTCCCAATGCGTCCCAAACTCACTGAGGTGTGTGGCGCAAACCAATGCCTcgagaggctgcctagaacagaggccAGAcagttttaaaagaataaagtaggtatttattaaaaaggcct
This window of the Lonchura striata isolate bLonStr1 chromosome 27, bLonStr1.mat, whole genome shotgun sequence genome carries:
- the LOC110477827 gene encoding keratin, type II cytoskeletal cochleal — encoded protein: MSRQSVCRSFGGGSRRGFSSCSAIGGGFGGGSRSRSSYSSYSVSRGFGGGGRCGGFGSRSLHNMGGSARMSMGGCYGGGYGSRMGGFGGSYGGLGSFGGGMGGGGGGMCGFGGMGGGGMGGGGGMGSFGGGMGGFGGGMGGFGGGMGGGGMGGFGGPGFGMGGPGRAGPGIQPVQIDTTLLRPVHVEIDPQIQQVKNQEKEQIKTLNNQFASFIDKVRFLEQQNKVLSTKWELLQQQGPTGPRKNLDVIFENYIQNLRRQLDSILAQRGQLESELQNMQQYVEDYKTKYEEEINRRTTAENEFVVLKKDVDSAYMTKVELEARVGALTDEINFLRCIYEEELSQMQTISRDLSVVVSMDNNRHLDLDSIIEEVRRQYEQIAQSSRAEAEAWYQSQYEQLQSTAGRHGDNLRNTKIEIQELTRNIQRLRAEIENVKKQNQQLQAAIAEAEERGEMALKDARLKLEELESALQKDKEELARLLKEYQELLNVKIALDVEIAMYRKLLEGEENRLCNDTMSNVNVSVVGRTTVSGGRGGMGGGFGGSGMGGGFGGSGMGGGMGGGGICGGGSSFGGGSMGGSCGMGGGMYAGGFSSGSGRMCGSGGGSSSVRRCVTTTSVKSSGVRF